A genomic region of Cryptococcus neoformans var. grubii H99 chromosome 13, complete sequence contains the following coding sequences:
- a CDS encoding D-arabinono-1,4-lactone oxidase produces MEDLTAVDNHALQAALHPISVSSTSPLATFSNWAKTFKCKPQRVFVPTTVLQCRQILELARREGARVHPVGVGHSPSDLACTNGWLVRTEELRGTVKIDSEKHTATFLAGTTIHEVHASLAASDPPLAIPNIGSISDQTIAGLISTASHGSGVTFPVLSAHVKSLLLALPLPGTPLVRVSQNEDEELFKASLCGLGATGLILEVEIEVEDAFRLRETKEGKPVEEVLENLDEIKKSAEHVRVWWYPDGKGAVVGRASRTYEPAQPTSDLVGHILGFHVTQFFLYVARIFPSLTPLVGRWAWWLSKEDSVVVDDGYKVLNFDCLFPQYALEWAIDAKEAKACLQEMKKWLDREAADSAGLRVHFPIEIRWSCSDDIWLSPSYGRDTCWIGVVTYRPYGLPVPYREFQEKFSSLLKSYGGRPHWAKQHVLGPKTLEVIYPKFKDFQQLLRRVDPSGVLLSENVRRHVVGENIPERLFERR; encoded by the exons atggaagaCCTCACAGCTGTAGACAACCATGCCCTTCAAGCTGCTCTCCACCCCATCTCCgtctcctccacttccccCCTCGCCACTTTCTCCAACTGGGCCAAAACTTTCAAGTGTAAACCACAACGTGTCTTTGTGCCCACCACCGTCCTCCAATGCCGACAGATCCTAGAGTTGGCCAGGAGAGAGGGCGCGAGGGTGCATCCTGTTGGCGTAGGCCATTCACCGTCGGATTTGGCGTGTACGAATGGGTGGTTGGTGAGGACGGAGGAGCTGAGGGGGACCGTCAAG ATTGACAGCGAGAAACACACTGCCACGTTCCTCGCCGGAACGACCATCCACGAAGTCCACGCTTCCCTCGCTGCCTCCGATCCCCCGCTCGCGATCCCCAACATTGGCTCCATCTCTGACCAAACCATCGCTGGCCTCATCTCCACCGCCTCCCACGGATCGGGCGTCACTTTCCCCGTCTTATCAGCCCACGTCAaatccctcctcctcgcgcTCCCTCTCCCCGGCACGCCGCTCGTCAGAGTCTCACAgaacgaagatgaagagttgTTCAAAGCTAGTTTATGTGGTTTGGGAGCGACGGGTTTGATTTTGGAAGTGGAGATTGAGGTGGAGGACGCGTTTAGGTTGAGGGAGACGAAAGAGGGGAAAccggtggaagaggtgctGGAGAATTTGGATGAGATTAAGAAGAGTGCAGAGCATGTGAGGGTTTGGTGGTATCCggatggaaagggagcgGTTGTCGGACGGGCCAGCAGGACTTATGAG CCTGCTCAACCTACGTCTGACCTTGTGGGACATATCCTCGGCTTCCATGTTACCCAGTTCTTCCTCTACGTCGCACgcatcttcccttccttgacGCCCTTGGTTGGCCGATGGGCGTGGTGGCTCTCAAAAGAAGACAGCGTTGTGGTCGATGATGGTTACAAGGTTCTCAATTTCGACTGTCTC TTCCCTCAATACGCCTTGGAATGGGCCATCGACGCCAAAGAGGCCAAAGCATGCTTGCAagaaatgaagaaatggTTGGACCGCGAAGCCGCTGATTCCGCCGGTCTCCGTGTCCACTTCCCTATCGAGATCCGTTGGTCTTGCTCCGACGACATCTGGCTCAGCCCCTCATACGGCAGGGATACCTGCTGGATCGGCGTAGTCACTTACCGTCCTTACGGTCTTCCTGTGCCTTACCGCGAGTTCCAGGAGAaattttcttctcttttaAAGTCCTATGGCGGGAGACCGCACTGGGCGAAACAGCATGTCTTGGGACCCAAGACACTGGAAGTGATATACCCGAAATTCAAGGATTTCCAGCAATTGCTGAGGAGGGTGGATCCAAGTGGTGTGCTTTTGAGTGAGAATGTGCGTAGACATGTTGTGGGTGAGAATATCCCGGAGAGGCTGTTCGAGAGACGTTGA
- a CDS encoding DNA dependent ATPase: protein MSSKKPLLSIRAEPISDDDFDIESRALAEEYAEAREKGSNVKTRRQGMVGKHRSKQSGASYQRRGVQNKVGTESIDSSDDDDGEVVVRRKRKGLREEMAYEGQVVLEFNPLYRLAGLSEPKKGQEDEAPSLKNLISSHKREALMANPSLRASETSASNVTSQKEKEGSSDIEILSDEEVFGLSAEVVTQNPEPRNASPSPTDEIFDSDEVVFQPVELKSKIFPPSKKIQSSSPVETPISSQSSYVFWNCDNIPSHKPNFPMDDQQLSVKSFILDQETKDIKIPTSINRFLREYQRAGAKFLYDAYKQGKGAVLGDDMGLGKTVQVISFLSAIMRKTGTYVDHQRRKRTIRESAVDVSPRHWPTALIICPKSLISNWCRELDIWGYFEYAVWKSDNWRDVQQKFLHGYLDLMIVSYDVARLDIQHIKDLPLSAVIVDEAHRLKEPMSQTTLALKSIQCQVCFALTGTLVQNRIDEMWSVLDFVHRGWAGTYRQWKEFAVSPIKKGHQVEGTAAEVVRAIMTIGVMTQRILPHFYLRRDKRLIAHELPEKKDLVVFCPLASRQIVAYRALIESDDVVNIQARNRPCPCGSGKRAILCCEGKEHNSNMKEILFQYLSALRKVANHFGLLYDHKDDNRHTRMVNRKLFKICTGHEPTSRSDYTLEEALDPENCGKWNLLKKLLIQWRNEPVKNKVLIFSSSVRLLKIISRFISTSPSLSGFEFDALTGEASGAERQEMIDRFQDLEKDHFIMLISTRAGGVGLNLTAANKVVIFDPSWNPADDLQAMDRAFRIGQKRTVEVYRLIGQGTIEELIYERQVQKQQSARQLNNGTLEPRIYQGYDRATNVKDQAELFGVHNLFLFDPNGFAPANLGVHVAKDNFLEESTSLTENEGEVDEVDEDEDIKSGIRAGSSRTTSQSQRHREGRKKDKGKEKKGEQMEETADMVQSLLEDAPTPPQDAKEVDILTELGFNSLLHENAFGDSAEEREIFEKGLKILENNPMLAKSIKANSLTKTQRRTARKPAMALGPGLEPIIRREPKKVKKESKRSRLMEGHEDEGVGVRREKRRKGESSKNLVELSD, encoded by the exons ATGAGTTCCAAGAAGCCTTTGCTTTCTATAAGAGCAGAGCCGA TTAGTGATGATGACTTTGACATTGAATCAAGGGCTTTGGCCGAGGAATACGCGGAAGCACGGGAAAAGGGCTCCAATGTGAAAACAAGGAGGCAAGGCATGGTTGGGAAGCACCGATCAAAACAATCGGGGGCCAGTTACCAACGAAGAGGTGTGCAAAACAAGGTGGGGACAGAGTCCATTGACTCGTctgatgacgacgacggCGAGGTGGTTGTTAGacggaagagaaaaggtttaagggaagagatggcaTATGAAGGAC AGGTCGTACTTGAATTCAATCCTTTGTACAGGCTGGCGG GGCTATCTGAACCTAAAAAGGGTcaggaggatgaagcaCCGTCTTTAAAAAACCTAATCTCATCTCACAAAAGGGAGGCCTTGATGGCGAATCCAAGCCTGAGGGCAAGTGAAACATCCGCGTCCAATGTTACTTCccaaaaggagaaggagg GAAGCAGCGATATCGAAATCTTGTCTGATGAGGAGGTTTTTGGATTGTCAGCCGAGGTTGTGACGCAAAATCCAGAGCCCCGGAAcgcctctccttcaccgACCGACGAAATCTTTGATTCCGATGAGGTGGTATTTCAACCAGTGGAGCTGAAATCGAAGATCTTTCCGCCATCTAAAAAGATTCAAAGCT CCTCACCCGTTGAAACGCCTATTTCATCCCAATCTTCCTATGTGTTCTGGAACTGTGACAATATCCCCTCACATAAACCCAACTTCCCTATGGACGACCAGCAGCTATCAGTCAAGTCCTTTATTCTGGATCAAGAGACCAAAGACATAAAAATCCCCACTTCAATCAATCGATTTTTAAGGGAGTATCAGCGAGCTGGCGCAAAGTTTCTGTATGATGCTTACAAACAAGGGAAAGGAGCAGTGTTAGGTGATGATATGGG GTTGGGTAAAACGGTTCAAGTCATATCTTTT TTGTCGGCTATCATGCGTAAAACTGGAACTTATGTTGATCATCAAAGACGCAAGAGAACTATCCGAGAGAGTGCAGTGGATGTGAGCCCGCGGCATTGGCCTACAGCGTTGATTATATGCCCGAAATCGTTAATCAGCAAT TGGTGCAGGGAGCTGGACATT TGGGGCTACTTTGAATATGCGGTGTGGAAGTCCGATAACTGGCGCGATGTTCAACAAAAGTTCCTCCATGGATATTTGGACCTCA TGATAGTATCTTATGATGTTGCACGTCTCGATATCCAACATATCAAAGACCTTCCGCTATC GGCTGTCATTGTCGATGAAGCTCATCGGCTCAAAGAACCCATGTCCCAAACCACCCTCGCCCTAAAGAGTATCCAATGCCAGGTGTGCTTCGCCCTGACAGGAACGCTTGTACAAAATAGAATAGACGAGATGTGGAGTGTCCTCGATTTT GTACATAGAGGATGGGCCGGTACTTATCGACAGTGGAAAGAGTTTGCGGTGAGCCCTATCAAGAAAGGTCACCAAGTTGAGGGTACGGCGGCGGAGGTTGTAAGAGCTATC ATGACAATAGGGGTGATGACCCAACGAATCTTACCCCATTTCTATCTGCGAAGAGACAAGAGGCTAATTGCGCACGAG CTCCccgaaaagaaggatttgGTCGTGTTTTGTCCTCTTGCTTCTAGGCAGATTGTAGCATACCGAGCGCTCATTGAGTCTGACG ATGTCGTTAACATCCAAGCCCGAAATCGACCTTGTCCATGTGGCTCAGGAAAGAG GGCAATCTTGTGTTGTGAGGGAAAGGAACATAATAGTAATATGAAAGAGATACTGTTTCAATA TCTATCTGCCCTTCGGAAGGTTGCAAAC CATTTCGGCCTCCTTTACGACC ACAAGGATGATAATCGACACACT aggatggtcaACAGAAAATTATTCAAGATCTGT ACGGGTCACGAGCCAACTTCGAGATCAGATTACACCCTGGAAGAGGCCTT GGATCCCGAAAATTGTGGAAAATGGAAT cttttgaagaagcttcTGATACAGTGGCGTAATGAGCCTGTGAAGAATAAAG ttctcatcttctccagtTCTGTCCGACTTCTCAAGATTATCTCGCGGTTCATATCTACCTCTCCCTCTT TATCGGGCTTTGAATTTGATGCCTTGACTGGCGAAGCGTCAGGGGCCGAAAGACAAGAAATGATCGACCGTTTCCAAGACCTTGAGAAGGATCATTTTATCATGCTCATCAGCACTCGTGCGGGCGGTGTTGGCTTGAATCTTACAGCC GCCAATAAGGTGGTCATTTTTGATCCCAGCTGGA ATCCCGCCGACGACCTTCAAGCGATGGATAGAGCGTTCCGAATAGGACAAAAAAGGACTGT CGAGGTATACCGACTCATAGGTCAAGGGACCATCGAGGAGCTCATCTACGAGCGTCAAG TACAAAAACAGCAAAGCGCTCGGCAACTTAACAATGGCACCCTTGAACCTCGTATCTATCAGGGATATGACCGTGCTACGAACGTGAAAGATCAAGCAGAGCTGTTTGGAGTGCacaaccttttcctctttgatCCCAACGGCTTTGCACCTGCCAAT CTCGGAGTTCATGTAGCAAAAGATAACTTCTTGGAGGAATCAACGAGTTTAACGGAGAATGAAGGCGAAGTTGACGAGGTGGAT gaagatgaagatatCAAATCCGGGATCCGAGCGGGCAGCAGCCGTACCACCTCACAAAGTCAGAGACATAGAGAGggtaggaagaaggataagggcaaggagaagaagggtgaaCAGATGGAAGAGACAGCCGATATGGTGCAAAGCCTGTTGGAAGATGCTCCAACTCCCCCTC AGGATGCAAAAGAAGTCGACATCCTGACAGAGCTCGGGTTCAACT CTTTACTTCATGAAAACGCCTTTGGCGATTCCGCGGAAGAACGAGAAATCTTTGAAAAGGGTCTCAAG ATTCTCGAAAATAACCCCATGCTAGCTAAATCGATCAAAGCAAATTCTCTAACAAAGACACAGCGGCGAACCGCTCGAAAACCGGCTATGGCACTTGGACCTGGACTTGAACCCATTATTAGAAGGGAGCCCAAAAAGGtgaaaaaagaaagcaAGAGGAGCCGTCTGATGGAAGGTCATGAGGACGAGGGGGTTGGGGTGCGAAGGGAGAAACGTCGGAAAGGCGAATCAAGTAAAAACCTCGTCGAGTTAAGCGACTAG
- a CDS encoding isoleucine-tRNA ligase → MPSFIRPPTFLPRFNACRRFATPASSSTGILQARFATTKANDPAQSKKKAYSHTLKLPKTAFPLKHKDVVAAEKRYRSKTCDELYRQQYDESPDPLFVLHDGPPYANGHLHMGHALNKVIKDIINRYNVIRGRRVHYIPGWDCHGLPIEQKALAAIGKLHTSLTPDQVRAQARQVALDAIDIQKTEMRALGVMADWDSEKRTYRTLDHDFEIRQLRLFQAMVQKGFVTHRLRPVYYSPSSRTALAEAELEYKDGHRSRSVYVSLPVQEDDMSDALKEIYDSVKEQDGRDLSLVIWTTTPWSLPGNSGVAVHNDMEYVVTSNGQGRLFVLASERKEAMEKLMGPLKVVGELKGSQLVGTQYNHIFHPPSSPLPKPIVFAAGHVTSQTGTGLVHSAPAHGYEDYVAFNEAGIMLEKLRCPIDDDGKFTEELVSWAGAGDESVSSLVGKEVLGKGTDAMVDLLRERGVLLAEETIEHRYPYDWKSKKPIIIRATPQWFADVEHIKEDALAALEEVYFHPAQARKRLEAFVLSRSEWCISRQRSWGVPIPALFDSAGQPLMTPDVLEHVISVLDAKGVDYWWTGPVEEFVPPVHKGQQITKGFDTLDVWFDSGSSWTMLREANLRPRSFPLADVYLEGSDQHRGWFQSSLLTKIIGTDDRKAPYGTVITHGFVMDEEGEKMSKSAGNGLSPMEIIHGLEDSPAYGADVLRLWAASVDYTSDASIGPSSISHVNELLRRLRNTTRFLLANTSGQDKIFLEPSSLRIIDRYVLHELASLEVLVQEAYDGYNFSKAVHSISTFATSTLSTLYFDIIKDTLYCDPSNSTARNNVVGVLQHVLLRLVQMMAPIVPHLGEELYENMDGPKKSSVFLETWKPDQSWVDDYLKAEMETLLAIKPEVMKLVEEARSAKHIKTSSQAELFLQAQAGTPLDELLKRNSDMLSSLLGVSRVVLEKCSNDQAKPLSWSCNADTEIGSSRLSLALLPASHHQCPRCWLYTAEAEDRLCSRCSQVIT, encoded by the exons ATGCCGTCTTTCATCCGCCCTCCtacctttcttcctcgcttCAACGCCTGTCGCCGGTTCGCTactcctgcttcttcatcgaccGGTATATTGCAGGCCCGTTTTGCGACAACGAAGGCCAATGACCCAGCGcaaagcaaaaagaaggcatATTCTCACACTCTGAAGTTACCTAAAACAGCGTTTCCTTTGAAGCACAAGGATGTGGTCGCGGCAGAAAAGCGATATCGTAGTAAAACATGCGATGAGCTTTACAGGCAACAG TACGATGAAAGTCCTGACCCTCTTTTTGTACTCCATGATGGGCCCCCGTATGCCAATGGTCATCTTCATATGG GTCACGCCTTAAATAAGGTTATTAAAGATATCATCAACAGATATAATGTTATAAGAGGAAGACGTGTACA TTACATTCCAGGTTGGGATTGTCATGGACTTCCTATTGAACAGAAAGCATTAGCTGCTATAGGA AAATTGCATACATCCTTGACACCAGATCAAGTTAGAGCGCAGGCCAGACAGGTCGCCCTCGACGCCATAGATATCCagaagacggagatgaGGGCATTGGGCGTCATGGCGGATTGGGATTCGGAAAAGAGAACGTACCGTACTTTAG ATCATGACTTTGAAATACGACAGCTCCGACTTTTTCAGGCTATGGTTCAAAAAGGCTTTGTGACTCACCGTCTTCGTCCCGTCTACTactctccatcatctcgtACAGCCCTGGCTGAAGCTGAGCTGGAGTATAAAGATGGCCACAGATCTCGCTCAGTCTACGTATCTCTTCCTGTACAGGAAGATGACATGTCTGATGCTCTGAAGGAGATTTATGACTCAGTGAAGGAGCAAGATGGGCGAGACTTGAGCTTGGTCATTTGGACGACAACGCCGTGGAGTTTACCCGGAAATTCG GGTGTTGCTGTTCATAATGACATGGAGTACGTTGTAACTTCAAATGGGCAAGGCCGTCTATTCGTCCTTGCCtcagagaggaaagaagcaaTGGAGAAACTTATGGGTCCTCTCAAGGTTGTCGGAGAGTTGAAAG GTTCCCAACTCGTCGGTACCCAATACAACCACATCTTCCaccctccatcttcccccCTCCCCAAACCTATTGTCTTCGCTGCCGGCCACGTTACATCGCAAACCGGTACTGGTCTCGTCCACTCTGCACCTGCTCATGGATATGAAGATTACGTTGCCTTTAACGAAGCTGGTATAATGCTCGAGAAACTCCGTTGCCCTATCGATGATGACGGTAAATTCACAGAGGAGCTTGTCAGCTGGGCCGGAGCCGGGGATGAATCTGTATCTTCTCTTGTCGGGAAAGAGGTCCTTGGAAAGGGTACGGATGCGATGGTAGATTTGCTTCGCGAGAGAGGAGTTCTCCTGGCTGAAGAGACTATTGAGCACCGTTATCCGTACGACTGGAAATCGAAGaaacccatcatcattcgtGCCACACCTCAATGGTTTGCCGATGTTGAGCATATCAAGGAGGATGCTTTGGCAGCTCTTGAGGAAGTTTATTTCCACCCTGCGCAAG CACGCAAGCGTCTTGAGGCATTCGTACTCTCCAGGTCTGAATGGTGTATCTCTCGTCAACGAAGTTGGGGTGTTCCCATCCCCGCGCTCTTCGATAGCGCCGGCCAACCACTCATGACGCCTGACGTGTTGGAACATGTCATTAGCGTTCTCGATGCCAAGGGCGTCGATTACTGGTGGACCGGTCCTGTAGAAGAATTCGTTCCTCCTGTTCACAAGGGTCAGCAGATCACAAAGGGTTTCGATACGCTCGACGTATGGTTCGATAGCGGATCCTCTTGGACCATGCTTCGCGAAGCGAATCTCCGACCACGATCTTTCCCTTTGGCTGATGTTTACTTGGAGGGATCCGATCAACATCGCGGTTGGTTCCAGTCTTCGCTCTTGACAAAAATCATCGGTACCGATGATCGAAAAGCTCCTTATGGCACGGTCATTACGCATGGTTTTgtgatggatgaggaaggcgagaagatgagTAAATCAGCTGGGAACGGTCTTTCTCCAATGGAGATCATACATGGTCTGGAA GACTCACCTGCGTACGGTGCAGATGTCCTCAGGTTGTGGGCAGCATCTGTTGATTATACCAGTGACGCCTCTATTGGcccatcttcaatctcccACGTCAACGAGCTCCTCAGAAGATTACGCAACACTACACGTTTCCTTCTCGCCAACACGTCTGGCCAAGATAAAATCTTCTTGGAACCATCATCACTACGAATA ATCGATCGCTATGTTTTGCATGAGCTCGCGAGCTTGGAAGTATTGGTCCAGGAAGCATACGACGGATACAATTTCAGTAAAG CTGTTCACTCAATATCTACTTTCGCCACTTCTACTCTTTCTACTTTATATTTTGACATCATCAAGGATACTCTTTACTGTGATCCTAGCAACAGTACCGCCAGGAATAATGTCGTTGGCGTCCTGCAACAT GTCCTTTTGCGTTTAGTTCAGATGATGGCGCCCATTGTACCTCACCTCGGTGAAGAGCTTTACGAGAACATGGATGGCCCTAAAAAATCTTCAGTATTCCTAGAAACATGGAAGCCAGAT CAATCATGGGTAGATGATTACTTGAAAGCTGAGATGGAGACTCTTTTGGCGATCAAGCCTGAAGTGATGAAACTTGTTGAGGAGGCGCGTTCTGCAAA GCATATCAAGACATCAAGTCAAGCAGAGTTGTTCCTGCAAGCCCAAGCTGGCACCCCTCTGGATGAACTTTTGAAGCGCAACT CCGATATGCTGTCCAGCCTTCTGGGTGTTTCTAGGGTTGTCCTGGAAAAGTGCTCAAATGACCAGGCAAAGCCTTTGTCATGGAGCTGCAATGCCGACACAGAGATAGGATCCAGCCGTCTGTCacttgctcttctccctgcttctcatcatcagtGTCCTCGTTGCTGGTTGTACACAGCAGAGGCTGAAGATAGACTCTGCTCGCGTTGCTCTCAGGTGATAACATAG
- a CDS encoding glucose-regulated protein, with protein MAYPSRITRPKRQSGVSSLMSKLTLFAFVLVAVLCFLPAGSQVRAEEKDVDVGTVIGIDLGTTYSCVAIQRGGKVEIIANDQGNRITPSWVAFTEEERLIGDAAKNQASNNPENTVFDAKRLIGRYFDDPDVKRDRKHWPFKIVNKEGKPMIQVSHRGDLRDFTPEEVSAMVLTKMKETAEAYLGHKVTHAVVTVPAYFNDAQRSATKDAGTIAGLTVLRIVNEPTAAAIAYGLDRSGKQESQIIVYDLGGGTFDVSLLSIEDGVFEVLATAGDTHLGGEDFDNRVIDYLVKQYKKKTDVDVSKNNRAMGKLKREVEKAKRTLSSQMSTKIEIEAFEGGNDFSETLTRAKFEELNMDLFRKTMKPVEQVLKDAGVKKDEIDDVVLVGGSTRIPKIQQLLKEYFNGKEPSKGINPDEAVAYGAAVQGGILSGEAGSSDVLLIDVCPLTLGIETTGGVMTKLIPRNSVVPTKKSQIFSTAADNQPTVRIQVYEGERSMTKDNNLLGEFDLNNIPPAPRGVPQIEVTFEIDANGILRVSALDKGTGKSESITITNDQRRLSPEEIERMVQEAEEFADEDAAVKRKIEAMNSLQNFIFSLKSQIGDTEGLGGKLSEDDKDTILSAIKEKTEWLDEHPQADAEDYEEQLSELQATVAPITSNLYGGAGGSSYDDEQMPFSHDEL; from the exons ATGGCATACCCTTCAAGAATCACACGCCCAAAAAGGCAGTCTGGAGTGTCATCGCTCATGTCCAAGCTCACTCTCTTCGCGTTCGTCCTTGTCGCGGTGCtctgcttccttcctgcAGGAAGCCAAGTACGCGCTGAGGAAAAGGACGTTGATGTTGGAACTGTTATCGGTATTGATTTGGGAACTACATACTCTTGTGTCGC TATTCAGCGaggtggaaaggttgaaaTCATCGCCAACGACCAGGGTAACCGTATCACTCCATCATGGGTCGCCTTCACTGAGGAGGAGCGACTTATTGGTGATGCCGCTAAGAATCAGGCCTCTAACAACCCCGAGAACACCGTTTTCGACGCGAAGCGATTAATCGGTCGATACTTTGACGACCCTGATGTCAAGCGCGACAGGAAGCATTGGCCTTTCAAGATCGTTAACAAGGAAGGCAAGCCAATGATCCAGGTCAGCCACAGGGGCGACTTGAGGGACTTC ACCCCTGAGGAAGTGTCCGCGATGGTCTTGaccaagatgaaggagaccGCTGAGGCCTACCTCGGCCACAAGGTCACCCATGCCGTTGTTACTGTCCCTGCTT ACTTCAACGATGCTCAGCGATCCGCTACCAAGGACGCCGGTACTATCGCCGGTCTTACTGTCCTTCGTATCGTCAACGAGCCTACCGCTGCTGCCATAG CTTACGGCCTCGACCGAAGTGGCAAACAGGAGTCCCAGATCATCGTCTACGACCTTGGTGGTGGTACTTTCGAtgtctctctcctctctaTTGAGGACGGTGTCTTTGAGGTCTTGGCTACTGCTGGTGACACTCACCTTGGTGGTGAGGATTTCGACAACCGAGTCATTGATTACCTCGTCAAGCAatacaagaagaagaccgaTGTCGATGTCTCCAAGAACAATAGGGCTATGGGCAAGCTCAAGcgagaggttgagaaggccaagaggACCCTTTCTAGCCAAATGAGCACTAAGATCGAGATTGAAGCTTTCGAGGGTGGCAATGACTTCTCCGAG ACTTTGACGCGAGCCAAGTTCGAGGAACTTAACATGGACCTTTTCAGGAAGACCATGAAGCCTGTCGAGCAGGTCCTTAAGGACGCTGGTgtcaagaaggacgagaTTGATGAT GTCGTCCTCGTCGGTGGTTCCACTCGTATCCCCAAGATTCAGCAACTCCTTAAGGAATACTTTAACGGCAAGGAGCCTTCTAAGGGTATCAACCCCGACGAGGCTGTTGCCTATGGTGCCGCTGTCCAGGGTGGTATCTTGTCCGGCGAAGCTGGTAGCAGTGATGTTCTTCTTATCGATGTCTGCCCCTTGACTCTCGGTATCGAGACCACTGGTGGTGTCATGACCAAACTTATTCCCCGAAACTCTGTTGTTCCTACCAAGAAGTCCCAAATCTTCTCTACTGCCGCCGACAACCAGCCTACCGTCAGGATCCAGGTTTACGAGGGTGAGCGATCCATGACTAAGGACAACAACCTTCTCGGTGAATTCGACTTGAACAACATTCCGCCTGCCCCTCGTGGTGTTCCTCAAATTGAGGTTACCTTTGAGATCGATG CTAACGGTATCCTCCGAGTCTCTGCTCTTGACAAGGGCACTGGCAAGTCTGAGTCTATTACTATCACCAACGACCAGCGACGTCTCTCCCCCGAGGAGATTGAGCGAATGGTTCAGGAG GCTGAGGAGTTCGCCGACGAGGATGCCGCTGtcaagaggaagattgaggCTATGAACAGCCTTCAGA ACTTCATCTTCAGCCTCAAGTCCCAGATTGGCGACACTGAGGGTTTGGGTGGCAAGCTCTCTGAGGACGACAAGGACACCATTCTTTCCGCcatcaaggagaagactgAGTGGCTCGACGAGCATCCTCAAGCCGACGCCGAGGACTACGAGGAGCAGCTTTCTGAGCTCCAGGCTACCGTTGCT CCTATCACTTCCAACTTGTATGGTGGTGCCGGTGGTTCATCTTACGATGACGAGCAGATGCCTTTCAGCCACGACGAGCTTTAA
- a CDS encoding signal peptidase, translating into MYSTLQRANHISSLATTYVLILLGLISIASFLSLPSLNLGSIDVKDIIVTKGRLNRWGAKQEDIASLRFDVRTNLNELLNSYNTKQLFLYLTATYEEETTGNAHEVVLWDRIVTRADSRDIRAVGRELPKSNRKKGRGNVRVEDGKNKYIWRNPSGTFKDIPYANLTLHYSLMPYVGYLTSGIAATAEGPVSIPEVIKR; encoded by the exons ATGTACTCCACGCTTCAGAGGGCAAATCATATATCCTCCCTTGCCACTACCTATgttctcattctcctcgGTCTCATTTCAAtcgcctccttcttgtcaCTGCCCTCGCTTAACCTTGGCTCAATAGACGTCAAGGACATCATAGT CACAAAAGGTCGGCTGAATAGATGGGGTGCTAAGCAGGAAGATATCGCTTCTTTGCGGTTTGATGTCCGAACAAATCTTAACGAATTACTCAACTCCTACAACACAAAGCAGCTATTTCTCTACCTTACTGCCACCTACGAAGAGGAAACTACGGGAAATGCTCATGAGGTCGTTCTCTGGGATCGTATTGTCACCCGAGCGGATTCAAGAGATATAAGAGCCGTGGGAAGAGAATTGCCGAAGAGCAAcaggaaaaaaggaagaggaaatgtCAGGGtcgaagatggaaagaacAAATATATCTGGAGAAATCCTTCTGGGACTTTCAA AGACATACCCTACGCCAACTTGACATTACATTACTCACTCATGCCATACGTTGGCTACCTCACCTCGGGCATAGCCGCGACTGCCGAGGGACCTGTATCAATACCTGAAGTAATCAAGCGATAG